In Macrobrachium nipponense isolate FS-2020 chromosome 41, ASM1510439v2, whole genome shotgun sequence, the following proteins share a genomic window:
- the LOC135212406 gene encoding GATA zinc finger domain-containing protein 4-like: MSQSPHFDGGWVHRVMRFHPSALHMFPITLPYNKPMPSQSGWILTSNINYTVNIPTVKIGGLSGVTFRGAMANATHIQMTGNFRRLVILLMLRYQVKGLGTVTTNSTLPHQEELLLKEVFTNSAVKALIYVDPATSNLTINEFEFIVGTKNNNSYNNNDDYNNNDDYNNDDIYTNNNKTNNNNATTNNNKTNNNATTNNNNTNNNATTNYNTTNNNATTNNNKTNNNATTNYNTTNNNATTNNNKTNNNATTNNNNTNNNATTNYNTTNNNATTNNKTNNNATTNNNNTNNNATTNYNNNIVIHNKTFGTFWKPRSTEPEL, from the exons atgtcgcaaagtcctcattttgatggcggatgggtCCATCGCGTGATGAG ATTCCACCCAAGCGCTCTTCACATGTTTCCCATCACTCTTCCTTACAACAAGCCCATGCCATCTCAATCTGGATGGATTCTCACATCA AATATCAACTACACGGTGAATATTCCTACGGTAAAGATAGGGGGTTTATCAGGAGTGACATTTCGAGGTGCTATGGCGAATGCAACTCACATCCAGATGACTGGAAACTTCAGACGTCTTGTC ATCTTGTTAATGCTTCGTTATCAGGTTAAAGGTCTAGGGACGGTGACGACGAACAGCACGTTGCCTCACCAGGAAGAATTGCTTTTAAAGGAAGTTTTCACAAATTCTGCGGTCAAGGCTCTAATCTATGTTGATCCAGCAACTTCCAACCTGACTATCAATGAGTTTGAGTTCATCGTTGG CACCAAGAACAACAACTCCTACAACAACAACGACGACTACAACAACAACGACGACTACAACAACGACGACATctacaccaacaacaacaagaccaacaacaacaacgccaccaccaacaacaacaagaccaacaacaacgccaccaccaacaacaacaataccaacAACAACGCCACCACTAACTacaacaccaccaacaacaacgccaccaccaacaacaacaagaccaacaacaacGCCACCACTAACTacaacaccaccaacaacaacgccaccaccaacaacaacaagaccaacaacaacgccaccaccaacaacaacaataccaacAACAACGCCACCACTAACTacaacaccaccaacaacaacgccaccaccaacaacaagaccaacaacaacgccaccaccaacaacaacaacaccaacaacaacgcCACCACCAACTACAACAACAATATCGTCATCCACAACAAGACTTTCGGGACGTTCTGGAAACCGCGAAGCACTGAACCAGAGCTCTAA